The Hippopotamus amphibius kiboko isolate mHipAmp2 chromosome 16, mHipAmp2.hap2, whole genome shotgun sequence genomic interval aaccaccgcgccaccagggaagtcccggtcaTTTCTATCGTTTATCTTTACATCATTATTTCCTCTGTCGCCTCCATTCTGCTGTCGGGCCCATCCATGCAGGGagccttttattttaattattgcatcttttaaaTCTGAAGCGTCCATTgcgttctttgtatattctatttctttgctgagccTTTCTAggtttttggatttattttaagcACGTGTGTAATTGCTCCTCAAAGCATTTTATTACGGCTGTTTTACAGTCCTTGTCAGATgattccaacatctgtgtcatctcaGTGTTTGCAGCTGTTAACCATGCTTTTGTTTTACTGAAGATGAGATTTTCCCGGTTCCTGTGGTGAGGAATGATTTTTCCAATTGGACCTGGACATTTTGGACGTTGTGTTATGAGGTTTCCGGTCTTCGTAAATCTTTGGTCATAGAGGACTTCTCTGACACGTGTCTGGGGCACGGAGTCACTACTCCCAGGAGGATGGGGCCGTCCAGGTACCCTGCTCGGTCTCCTTTGACACCCCCTGTGTCCTTCCCGGGGTCTCAGCAGCCTTCATCTGCCTGCTGCCTCCTCTCCACTCTTCAGAGCACAGGCAGACCTCGCAGATGTTGCCGGCTCAGTTCCAGGCCACGGCAATAAAGCAACTATCACATTACAGCGAGTCCCACAATTTTCGGCTTTCCCAGTGCCTgtaaaacttatgtttacactatactgtagttttttaagtgtgcaatagcactaTATCTAAAAACACCATGTtcacactttaattaaaaaataatgctgtgaaAGTTcagcaaatgtaaaaaaaaaatcatgcagctggaaaaatggcactgatgggCTTGCTCGAGGcgggttgccacaaacctcctatgtgtaaaacaaacaaacaaaaacccctgaTATCTGGGAACGGCAATATATGGAGGTTGGCCGGTATTCTCACGTTTGTTGGATTTGTAATGCCCAGGGGTTTTACTGTGCTTTATGGGGGGTTAGGGAGACACCTCTATTTCCTTCTGGTCTGGAACTGGAAGTCTGAAATGCAACTGACTTTTATATACTGATGATGTACCCGGTGCCATTAGACAAATCCTTTTCAAATTCGAATAACAGGCCCTTATTCTATTTTGGATTTTCGATGCCCACAGTTTTGTCACCCTGAGCAACACAGCTCTGCTCCATCCCTCAGTGCctgtccctttttttctctttatttcctcgGTTGGTGCTTCCAGGCCTGCTGAACAGAAGGGGGagagtgaacttttttttttaaacttttattgagatacagttaacatagaataaactgcatatatttagagtgtacaatttggaatttttttcttatcagtaacgtacgtatggcaatcccaatctcccaattcattcactccaaccttccccactttccccacttggtgtccctatgtttgttgaGAGTGAACATTCTTGACTAAGTCTGAATCTCGGGCAGAAAGATTACACAGAGTCAACATATTTGATACATACGACAGTTCAGACTTTCTGTTTATCCTTGTGTCCATCATTTTGGTAAATTGTATTTCTGacgatttttgtttgtttcacctaCATGTTCTAATATGAGGGCATAAAACTGTTCATGAAGTTCTTTACCTGTGTAAAGTGTGCAGGGTCTGCCGAGGTGTCGTGATGATGGTGAGGGgacttctctctgcttcccttggCCATGGTGCCTAGGAGGCGTGCGTGCGGTTAATGTTTCCAAGAGTGACGTTTGCGACTTTATTGATTTCCCTCTACTTTCTGTTTGTCCTCATCGGTCGCTGTTCTTGTCATAGTTCTTTGCCTCCTTTGCCTTCATTTGGGAtgatttgctgttctttttccaAATCATGGATAACTGAGAAGTGTGTTGCTGTATCCCTGAGATGTAAGGTTGTTAGTTATCTTTGATGGTGGAATCAGGTGACCCCCAAAGGGTCCCAGGGGCTCTGGGTGGTCTGCGTTAGGAGTCCAGGTCCTGGCTGTGGGTCACAGGTGGTGTCCACCGCGGGCAGCTGCTGTGCCTTCTGGGGTCCCTGAGATCTCCCTCCCTGGAGCGTGGGGTCTGGGTCCTTCCCGGGCTAGCGGGTGGCGAGAGCCGCGTACACGCTGGGCTCTGCTGGGGGCTCCCCtgacgggggggcggggggtgcagtCGTCTCCCGTCTGAGGGCCCAGTGGTTCAGCTGGGCATAGGTCACGTCCTGGGGGGCTTCGGATGCGGCAGCctgtggtggggagagagggagggtgtgtgtttggggtggggggaagcctgGAGGTCTGGAGAGGATAGGACCTACCTGACTGTCCATCTGCTTGTCCTCTTCTGCGTCTCTGTCCTTCATGTTCAGCCATCCCCCtgacagggaggaaggagaggtggcCATCCCCCGTCTGAGTCTTGATCTTGAGCGGTTCACCTGGGCATATGCCTCCTCCTGAGGGTCTGCATCCTGCCTGTTCTGCTGGAGGGAGACAGTGAGACAGAAACAGCATCTTGTGACTCCACTCTGAGCTCCTGCAGTCAGCGTTCCAGTCTTTCACCAGAGTGATGCTTTAAAACCTAAGATCAGATCTGGTCACTGTCCTGATGGAAACTTCAGGGACACCGTAACACCTGGGAGCCTCTGGATTCTTCTGTGGTTCTGGCTTCTGTATTCACACCCATCTCTTGCTCGTTTGGCTCCTGCCACACGGCCATCTTCCTGCAAAAGCAtgtccctgccccaggacctttacacttgctgcccccacccccacaccaggccctctgtccccttctcttgttttattttccttatcagCACCTTGCACTCTGGACCCTATTTGCTTATTTGCTTATAGTCTCTCACCCACCAGGTGAGCTCAAGGAGGTGAGCTCCCTGCTGCACCTGCAGCACCTACAGGGAGCTGGGGGGATGGTGCTCTCCCTGTGCACCCCTGATgggtgaaggaaggaagaggggcctGGGGACTGCAGACAATCACTTCTTCATGAATCCTGTTGAGCCTGGGGGCTGCCCCCCAACACCAGAAGgtcaggcagaggaggaggagccaggaaaGGGGGCCCTGCAGGAGGGGCCATGAGGTCACAAGGAAACAGGAGGGGTGGGGTCACCGCCGGAGACGCAGGGAGCCCAGAGGGAGTGGTCAGTGTGGGACGCTGCTGGAGCTGGGGTGTGAGGACAGAGACGTGCCCATTGGACTGATGTTGGCAACAAGAAGGAGTTAGGTGGCCTGGACAGGGGCAGGGGTCTCACCAGATGGTCCAGCTGCGCCCCCTCCTCAGGCTGAGTGTCGTTCATGGCAGCGTCTGCTGGGGCAGAACAGGGGGTGTATCTCTTGGCAGGACTCCCTGAGATCCCTCAGGGCTGGAGCCCCCGCCCTGCACCCAGAAGGGGCCTCTGACACCCAGGGGTGAGGTGCTGATGGGGCTTCAgtcctcacccccgccccccgccccttcccagccccccctcccccactgcctgtGGAAATCTCtgtgccctccccccccacccccagggccgcCTCCTCTTCTGCTCACAGAGGGTCTGGTCCTGGGCATCGACAGctgggcaggagctggggaggagatGGGCGTGTGAGGGGGCAGACGGGGGCCAAAGACAGGTTGGGAGTCCCCATGGGGGTCTTCGGGGCAGGAGTTACCTGCTGTGCAGGCCTCTGTCCTTGGGCTCTGGGTCTGCAGCCcctgtgggaggtgggaggtcaGCCTCGCCCTGGGCTGGGTCAGATGACACAGGCTCCGCCCTGGGCGTGTCGTGACCCCGCCCTCCATGTGAAATTCAGGAGGACAGAGGGAGCCCTGAACCCATACTTGCATGTCTGTTTCACTACTTCATGAGGTTGAAAAAGGTGAAAAACACCTTAAATTTGTACATGTGAGCTGACAgtaggtgcttttctttttccctagatTTTTAGATTTGAGATTCtggaattgtttttaaatgcagtgtagttgatttacaatattgtagtAGTTTTAggtatataacatagtgattcaatatttttatacagtatcctccatttaaagttattacaaaagaACGACTATTCCCTGGGCTGTACAGCAtacccttgttgtttatctattttatacacagcagtTTGTGTCTCTTCATCCCACACCCCTCGCGTGTCCCTCCcggcttccctctccccagtggaAACCGTTGGTTACTCCTCGATGCCTGGGAGTCGGCTTCTGTTTTGCATGTACGTTTCTTTGTGTTGCTGTGCAGAGTCCACACATAAGGGATGGCGTGCAGCacgtgtctttctctgtgtgacttgcTTCACGAAGCATAACGCTCTCTAGGGCCACGCACGTTGCTGCACACGGCAGAGgcgcattcttttttatggctgagtaacattccatcatgtgtgaacacacacacgtgcacaccacAGTGTCTTTAtctttcatctgttggtggacacgtGGGCTGCTCACATATGGTGGCTGCTGTAAACTGGCtgtgtgaacattggagtgcttcTCTCTTTTCAAGTGAGTGTTTTCATGttattcagatatatacccagcagtggaattgctggatcctatggtttttctgtgtttagtttttgaagaacctccatagtGTGGAAAACATTGTTTCTAAGCTGACtgttcccactctgagggttccCTTTGGCTGGTGCCCTCAGCCACCACCTCCAGGGTCCCAGGTCACCCCATTCCCTACTCACCTGACTTCCTGCATCTGTCCTGACCCCGGTGTCGgacgaggaggaagaggaggaggagcagcagcaggaCGAAGGCCACTGAGACCCCGATCAGAACCTTCAGGTACCATATGAGACCTGGGGCACCTATGACATCATGAATGAGGCAGGGGTGGTATTTAattgagcgcctactgtgtgcacTCGTGCTTGTGTCTGTGCATGCATCTCCTCTCACCCACTccacccactttacagatgaggaaactgaggccagagagggacATCACCAGCCCGAAGTGACCCAGCCTGgacgtggcagagctgggagtggAACCAGGGCTGTGGGCTCCCTGAGCTCTCCTCCTGCTGCCCCCCAGGCGGACCCCAGCCGcgtgctctgggggctcctcatCTGCCGGGGGTCTGTCTGAGGGTCTCGCCTGGAGCTGAGGGTCCGTCCTTgttaccctcccctcccccaccacagcggggactgggggaggggcaggctgcgTGGGGTGGACTCTGTGTCCCTCCCGggatcccccccccaccctgcagggccCGGACGCCCCTGGGAGGGTCCGGGTGGGCTGGGGGCTCTGCCCTCCTGAGCTCTGTGAGGCCCACCCGccccctcacctcacctcacagcAGGCCTGTGAGCacggggggtggtggtgggggcgcCGGGGAGCTGACAGACACGAACCCGAGACGCAGAGGAGAGCAGCCTCCTGCCCGGGTCCCTCAGCAGGCGCGCAGAGCCGGGCCTGACCCCGGAGTCTGACTGCAGCCCTTCTCTGTCCACTCGAGCTGGGCGCCCTGAGCTGAAGGGTGGGGGGCCGACGCCCAGACCATTgtcctgcctccccgccccctccctgcacaatgtcccccccactgctgcccAGGGGACGGGCCCCCAGACAGTCCCATCCTCGGGGCCTCCCTGTGCGGCCTCCTGTCCCGGGGTCACAGCCGGAAGTCAGACCTGAAGGACATCGAAGCTCTGGGCCACGAGTCTCTCCTTTTACccgtggggaaactgaggccccggcAGGGGAAGGGGTCCAAGTCAGGGTCTCCAGAGGTGCCTGAACCGAGGGGATAACTCAGCCCTGCCCCCCCGGACCCTCCACCACCTCCCACAGACCCTCACTCACCCGTCTGCGGGCCTGACTCCGTGGGGGGAAGGAGCTGGTCCTCAGAGCCTCCTGGGGGTCAGGACAGGAGGTGAGAGTCAGGGGCTGCTTCTCCCCCCATCTGCCCTGCTGCTCCACCCCTGGCTGGGCCCCAACATCCCCTCTCCATGACCCCCACCCTTCATCCACCAGCCTCAGAGCCCCTGTATCCCTGGGGTTCCCCCACATCTCTGCCGAACCCCCAGCCTGTCCTTGAGGATCTGAGGGCGTTAGATCCTCCAAGAGACAATGAAACTGCCCTGGGGTGGCCTGTGCTCCCCCTGAGCAAAAAGGCCTCATTGAATCCCCAGTTGTTGAATTGGGgcctgtgggtgggggctgggacccCCAGAGGGTCCTGGGAGTgaggacaggagggggtggggctggggctgatcCTGGAGTCCCCACCTCACTAAGTTCTTCCCCGACACCTGCCCCGTGGCCTCCCCAGgaccctcccactgcccccccgTCACCTCCAGAACCCAggtgaggggaaggggtgggtaggggtgggagggCCTCTCAGGGTCAGATCCCCCTCTGGGAGACCCTCCCTCCGAGCCCCCgcactcccaccccagcccagagctCTCAGGGGACAGAGCCCTGAGCGGACTGCGTCCGAGGGACAGGGTCAGGGCCCCTCACCTGAGACCAGGAGCTCCAGGGGGTCACTGGGCTGTGACAGCAGGTAGGGGTGACTGCTGAGTGAGCTGTAGCACCTGTAGGTCCCACTGTGGGCTGAGGTCACAGGACTTATGGAGAATTCGGCCTGGAACTGCCCACCTCGAAACTTTGGTGTAAGACGCAGAGGGGGATGGGCTGCCCCCTCCTTGGACAGAAGGAAACTTTCCCTTGTGCTCCCTGACTGACACAGCAGGGTCACGTTCTCTCCTGAGGCCACCGTGGGGCCCGGCTGCACTGAGAGGGAGGGTGCAGGGAGCCGTcctagagagaggaagagggtgaGGGGCTGCCGGCCCACCTGGTTCTCAACTGAGACCCAGCAGGGCCTCCCTGAGGACCCTcaggtctgtctgtctctgttttctctgagtctctccctctcccgcccacccctgtctctctctgtctctctccctccctggggaCCCCTCCCCCCTGGTCCCAGCATCACCCCCGGGGCTCCCCCTGCAGGGCCTGTGCAGAGTCTGGGTCCCTGACGGACCCGCTGGCTCCTCACCTGCCACCAGGATGTCCAGGGGGTCACTGGGGGCCGACCACTCGGAGGAGAGGTTGTGTCCACCGTAGCATCTGTACCGGCCCCCGTGGGCGTCGGTCACCCGGCCCAGGGGGACGTCGGCCTGAGAGAGCCCGGCCTGGGGCTGCCGGCCAGGGCGCTGGGGGAGGTCCTGTCCCCCCTCCTTGGACAGAGCGAATCTGTCGTAGCCGACATCAGAGCGACACTGGAGGGTCAGGCTCTGTCCAGAGGCCACGACAGGGCCGTGTGGGGTCAGGAGGGAGGGCTTCCCAGACACACCTGGGGAGAGAGCAGCCCTGGGTTGCAGGGGCTGGTTCCTCCCGTGAACCCCCCTCTCCCGTCCTGGTCCCCAGGCCTCACTCTCGCTCACACTCTGTGTCCTGTGAGCCCCgtgctcccctcaccccaccctctgaAGTGGGACAAGCCTGGGGGAAAACAAGCATCTAGTAACCAGTCtggtgcctcccctccccccactatcTCACGTGGGGCTCCCCAGGGACAAAGACCCCAGTAGTTGTCTGGTATCTGAAACAACGTACGGGGCCAGGAAGGGACTTCCTCACCTGCGACCAGGAACTCCAGGGGCTCACTGGGTTCCGACCACACCTGGGGGGTGTCCCTGTTAAAGCCGTAGCATCTGAACGTCCACCTGTGTGTGGGGGTCACGGGGCCCACAGGGAACAGGGCCTGGGTCTGCCCATCGGGGCGTCGCTGTGCGTCCAGGGTCCAGGAGGACT includes:
- the LOC130839335 gene encoding leukocyte immunoglobulin-like receptor subfamily B member 3 codes for the protein MTPTLTALLCLGLSVGLGTQVQAGEWTLPKPTIWAEPGSVISWGSAVTIWCQGTQGAQEFRLDKEGSSAPWNRQSPREPGVKAKFSIPHMTEPYAGRYHCSYNSSTGCSELSDPLELMVTGAHSKPTLSALPSPVVTSGGNLTLQCLSWQGFAQFILTKEGEHKSSWTLDAQRRPDGQTQALFPVGPVTPTHRWTFRCYGFNRDTPQVWSEPSEPLEFLVAGVSGKPSLLTPHGPVVASGQSLTLQCRSDVGYDRFALSKEGGQDLPQRPGRQPQAGLSQADVPLGRVTDAHGGRYRCYGGHNLSSEWSAPSDPLDILVAGRLPAPSLSVQPGPTVASGENVTLLCQSGSTRESFLLSKEGAAHPPLRLTPKFRGGQFQAEFSISPVTSAHSGTYRCYSSLSSHPYLLSQPSDPLELLVSGGSEDQLLPPTESGPQTGLIWYLKVLIGVSVAFVLLLLLLLFLLVRHRGQDRCRKSGAADPEPKDRGLHSSSCPAVDAQDQTLYAAMNDTQPEEGAQLDHLQNRQDADPQEEAYAQVNRSRSRLRRGMATSPSSLSGGWLNMKDRDAEEDKQMDSQAAASEAPQDVTYAQLNHWALRRETTAPPAPPSGEPPAEPSVYAALATR